The Humulus lupulus chromosome 3, drHumLupu1.1, whole genome shotgun sequence genome window below encodes:
- the LOC133822187 gene encoding non-functional NADPH-dependent codeinone reductase 2-like, producing MASTNIPKLALGSSAGLNAIPVIGFGTASNDSDSAPMKRAVLEAIKLGYRHFDTASLYGSEQGLGEAIAEALKLGLVASRDELFITSKLWCCDSHPHLVISALKTSLEKLQLEYLDLFLIHFPVSSKPAENKVYPIDEKDLMPMDFKSVWAAMEECQQLGLTKSIGVSNFSVDNLQNILSFATIPPSCNQVGMNPTWQQKEVREFCGANNIIVTAFSPLGAKGANWGSNLVVDNEVLIDIAKARGKSVAQVSLRWVYEQGAGVIVKSFNKERLKENLDIFDWALTQDDLHKISSIPQHKMIDSPSV from the exons atggCATCGACCAATATTCCAAAGCTGGCTCTCGGTTCTTCGGCTGGTCTCAACGCCATCCCTGTAATTGGCTTTGGAACAGCTTCAAACGACTCAGATTCAGCTCCCATGAAAAGGGCTGTCTTGGAAGCGATCAAGCTGGGCTACAGACACTTCGACACGGCCTCTTTATATGGGTCCGAACAGGGTCTCGGGGAAGCCATAGCCGAAGCTCTCAAACTCGGCCTTGTTGCTTCTCGAGATGAGCTTTTTATCACTTCAAAGCTTTGGTGTTGTGATAGCCACCCTCATCTCGTTATCTCTGCTCTTAAAACATCACTCGA GAAACTTCAACTGGAGTATCTGGACTTGTTTCTGATACACTTTCCCGTGAGCTCAAAGCCAGCTGAGAACAAGGTGTACCCCATAGATGAAAAGGACCTAATGCCAATGGATTTTAAGTCTGTCTGGGCAGCCATGGAAGAATGTCAGCAACTTGGCCTTACCAAGTCCATTGGTGTTAGCAATTTCTCTGTCGATAACCTTCAGAACATTCTCTCTTTTGCCACTATCCCTCCTTCTTGCAATCAA GTGGGGATGAACCCAACTTGGCAACAAAAAGAGGTAAGAGAGTTTTGTGGTGCAAATAATATAATTGTGACTGCCTTTTCTCCATTGGGAGCTAAAGGAGCTAATTGGGGTTCCAATTTGGTGGTTGATAATGAAGTACTCATAGATATCGCCAAAGCTAGAGGAAAGAGTGTTGCTCAG GTTAGTCTTAGGTGGGTATATGAGCAAGGTGCAGGTGTTATAGTCAAGAGTTTCAACAAGGAGAGGTTGAAGGAGAACCTTGATATATTTGATTGGGCACTAACACAGGATGATCTTCACAAGATTAGTTCGATTCCACAGCACAAAATGATTGATAGTCCGTCTGTCTGA